A window of Candidatus Binatus sp. genomic DNA:
GTCGCGATGCTCGGTCGCGTTCCAGGTGTAAGTCTGCAGAAAAGTCGGGAAGACCTCGATCTCCTCGGTCCACGGGTTATACCAGACGCGGCCCGTCACGATCGGCAAATCCTGCACGCCGCGAAACTTGCCGTACATCTTGATCCGGATGCCCTCGTAGCCGGGCGGCACTTTGGTGCATCCGATGCATCCCTGGATGCAGGCGATCGCGAGCAGCACCGCGATGAACTTGAAGTAGCGCGCCACGTTGAGTCCGATTCGCACCATCAGCACGAGTCCTACGGCAAGCGTGCCCAGCAGGATCGACGCGCCCAGCATCACGGCGGTGCCGCTCTGCCGACTGATGAGGTCGGCGCCGACCGTCGTCAGGTAGATGCAGACCACTATCAAGGCCGCGAGTTTGAGGCCCTGCCACACGCTGAATTGAACGTCCCTTTCGAGCTTGATTCCTTCCATGTCCCCGTTTCCTTTCTCGGTACGTCAGCCAGTCCTTTGTACCTATTCCACCGCGATGAGAAATATCACCATCGCGATTCCCGCCAGCACCAGCATCGAGGCCACCGCGACCGCCACGTATGACGGTCTGCCGACGAATGAATCACCGCGCTTGAAACTGTTCACCAACTGGATATGACGCAGCGCCGCCGACGCATTGACGATCACGCCGACCAACACCAGCCCGGTTCCCGCCCAGAGCGAGAAACCGTAGGACTTGATCGCGGCATCGTGGCTGATCAACGCCATCTGGCGGAGGAAAAGACCGAAGCGGGCGACCACGAAGCCGAAGCCCATCAGGGCCAGGCCGGTGCGAATCCAGGCGAGAAAGGTGCGCTCGGCGGCAAAGTAAACCCGCGGGTCTCGCTCGATTTCCGCCATCAGGCCAGCCTGCGCGGTTGAGCCCGATTGTTCAAGCCGCCAAGTTCGCGGCAAATCGCGAGGCGACGGGCAGGCTGATTCCGGACGCGATCGCGCGCCTGCGAAAGGTGTGATGCTTCCGCAAGCGCGCGAAGTTCTTCGGACGGAGGACTGTTACTGCTACGGCGCCAATTCGCCGGGCGCCGCGGCCAGCGGAACGATTTGCGCGAGGCTGCACTGAATCAGCGCGCGAATCTTGTTATCGATCTGGAAGAAGCGCGTGACTTTCACCTGCGGAAGCACGGCGCGGAACTTCGGCACAAATTCTTTTTGCACGTCCAGGCGCGACTGCGTGATATCGATCACTTCGTCGAGTTTTTTGGCGGCATCCGCCTCGCTGAGATTGGTGTAGTTCTTCGCGAACGCCTTGAGCTCCGCGATATGGCGATCTTCGATCTTGTCCATCTTGCCTTCGTAGGTATCATAGATCGGCCAAAATGCGGTCGCCTCGGCCGGCGTCAGATTCATGTTCGCGCCGACGGTCGCTTTGCGGCTCGCGCGTGCCGCCGCCATATCGAGTTGGCGCTGAGTGGTGGCGCCCGGCTGCGCAAGTGCCGAGGTGCTGAATCCGATCGCGCATGCGAGTACCGTGGCGGCCGCGAATCCGCCGAGACGATTCATAAATGTCATTTCGTTCTCCGAAAAATTCCAAGGGTAAAGTTCGCAGGATGCTCCATGATCGCGGGATAAGAGTCAAGCGAGGCGCCAATTCCGGATGCGCTGAGTAGCATCAACGTGAGTTAGGCAAACTCAAGGTTACCTAGGAGGCATTTAGCGTGTTAGGCGCGTTTTATTTTTCCATTCGCGGCTCTGAGCACTTGATTTGCCTTTCGCGGAGAAGCTATGAAAGTACCTTCATAGGTCGAGCGGCGACGAATTAATATTCGCGGAGTATTTGAGGTGCCAGTCGCGGAACCTCACCAGAAACGGAGGAGAGCATGAAT
This region includes:
- a CDS encoding YidH family protein, yielding MAEIERDPRVYFAAERTFLAWIRTGLALMGFGFVVARFGLFLRQMALISHDAAIKSYGFSLWAGTGLVLVGVIVNASAALRHIQLVNSFKRGDSFVGRPSYVAVAVASMLVLAGIAMVIFLIAVE